In Georgenia soli, a genomic segment contains:
- a CDS encoding adenylyltransferase/cytidyltransferase family protein: MGEESLGDVGYVPGGFDMFHIGHLNILRAARARCRRLVVGVTTDEALTAMKGRDPVVPHPERMEIVASLRFVDAVVPDVDQDKRVAWRAVRFDVLFKGTDWLGTAKGERLEAEMREVGARVVYLPYTPTTSSTMLRAFLAAEVAAATG, translated from the coding sequence ATGGGTGAAGAGAGCCTCGGCGACGTCGGCTACGTGCCCGGTGGGTTCGACATGTTCCACATCGGGCACCTCAACATCCTGCGGGCCGCCCGGGCACGGTGCCGCAGGCTCGTCGTCGGCGTGACCACCGACGAGGCGCTGACGGCGATGAAGGGCCGGGACCCGGTGGTCCCCCATCCCGAGCGGATGGAGATCGTGGCCAGCCTGCGGTTCGTCGACGCCGTCGTGCCCGACGTGGACCAGGACAAGCGGGTGGCCTGGCGCGCCGTCCGCTTCGACGTGCTCTTCAAGGGCACCGACTGGCTGGGCACCGCCAAGGGGGAACGGCTGGAGGCCGAGATGCGGGAGGTCGGGGCCAGGGTCGTGTACCTGCCCTACACCCCCACCACGTCGTCGACGATGCTGCGCGCCTTCCTGGCGGCGGAGGTGGCGGCCGCGACCGGGTAG
- the wecB gene encoding non-hydrolyzing UDP-N-acetylglucosamine 2-epimerase, producing the protein MFRVMVVYGTRPEAIKMAPVVTALGRTEQLTPIVTVTGQHRQMLDQVNALFGIVPDHDLAILRDRQSLGGITVRALEGLGAVMQQEEPDAVVVQGDTTTSFVAALAAFYQHVPVFHVEAGLRTGDRYNPFPEEINRRLTTQITSVHLAPTPTSRDNLLAEGVDPAAVLVTGNTVIDALLDVVARELTTSHPALAGLAGRRTVLVTSHRRESWGAPMARTAAALARLARGFPDVAFLLPAHLNPVVRETLLPPLAGLPNVVVTEPLDYADFAYAMQASTVVLTDSGGVQEEAPSLGKPVLVMRETTERPEAVEAGTVRLVGTDEDVIVEAVTTLLTDRVAYEEMSRAVNPYGDGRAAGRVAGAVGHYFGVAERPVEFLPVPAAL; encoded by the coding sequence ATGTTCAGAGTGATGGTCGTCTACGGAACCCGACCCGAAGCGATCAAGATGGCGCCGGTGGTCACGGCGCTGGGGCGCACCGAGCAGCTCACCCCGATCGTGACGGTCACCGGGCAGCACCGGCAGATGCTGGACCAGGTGAACGCGCTGTTCGGGATCGTCCCCGACCACGACCTCGCGATCCTGAGGGACAGGCAGTCGCTCGGCGGCATCACCGTGCGCGCGCTCGAGGGGCTCGGGGCGGTGATGCAGCAGGAGGAGCCGGACGCCGTCGTCGTCCAGGGCGACACCACCACCAGCTTCGTCGCGGCCCTGGCGGCGTTCTACCAGCATGTCCCCGTCTTCCACGTGGAGGCCGGGCTGCGCACCGGGGACCGCTACAACCCCTTCCCGGAGGAGATCAACCGGCGGCTGACCACCCAGATCACCTCCGTGCACCTCGCGCCGACGCCGACCAGCCGGGACAACCTGCTGGCCGAGGGGGTCGATCCGGCAGCGGTGCTCGTCACCGGCAACACCGTCATCGACGCCCTGCTCGACGTGGTCGCCCGGGAGCTCACGACGTCGCACCCGGCGCTGGCCGGGCTCGCCGGCCGGCGGACGGTGCTCGTCACCAGCCACCGGCGTGAGTCCTGGGGGGCGCCGATGGCGAGGACGGCGGCGGCCCTGGCGCGGCTGGCGCGGGGCTTCCCGGACGTCGCCTTCCTCCTGCCGGCCCATCTCAACCCGGTGGTGCGCGAGACGCTCCTGCCGCCGCTCGCCGGGCTGCCCAACGTCGTCGTCACGGAGCCGCTGGACTACGCGGATTTCGCGTACGCGATGCAGGCGTCCACCGTGGTCCTCACCGACTCCGGCGGGGTGCAGGAGGAGGCGCCCAGCCTCGGCAAGCCGGTGCTCGTGATGCGCGAGACGACGGAGCGGCCCGAGGCGGTCGAGGCCGGCACCGTGCGGCTGGTCGGCACGGACGAGGACGTCATCGTCGAGGCCGTGACCACCCTGCTGACCGACCGCGTCGCCTACGAGGAGATGTCACGGGCGGTGAACCCCTACGGGGACGGCCGGGCCGCCGGCCGGGTGGCGGGCGCCGTCGGCCACTACTTCGGCGTGGCGGAGAGGCCGGTCGAGTTCCTCCCGGTGCCGGCGGCTCTCTGA
- a CDS encoding WecB/TagA/CpsF family glycosyltransferase, with translation MTDLVRATSASTRLLFGLPLDAATRADVVAECSNALSERRRLLIGVLNAAKVVNLRRDPLLRDSLLDCDLLLADGQSVVWASHLLGSPLPERVAGIDLFVALLELAEQQSYSVYLLGARREVLDRLLGNLEERYPNLRIAGARDGYFSDDEAADVAREIRDSGADMLFLGMVSPKKEIFLASHGSTLGVPVLHGVGGSFDVLAGITRRAPERWQRLGLEWAYRLLQEPRRMWRRYLRTNTGFLLLLLRELIRPAAPLQRAVRSS, from the coding sequence ATGACCGACCTCGTGCGGGCGACCTCCGCCTCCACCCGCCTCCTCTTCGGCCTGCCCCTGGACGCGGCCACCCGCGCCGACGTCGTCGCCGAGTGCTCCAACGCGCTCAGCGAGCGGCGCAGGCTGCTCATCGGCGTGCTGAACGCCGCGAAGGTGGTGAACCTGCGCCGCGACCCGCTGCTGCGCGACTCGCTGCTCGACTGCGACCTCCTCCTCGCCGACGGCCAGTCGGTGGTGTGGGCGAGCCACCTGCTCGGCTCTCCCCTGCCGGAGCGCGTGGCCGGCATCGACCTCTTCGTCGCCCTCCTCGAGCTGGCGGAGCAGCAGAGCTACAGCGTCTACCTCCTCGGCGCCCGGCGCGAGGTCCTCGACCGTCTGCTCGGCAACCTGGAGGAGCGGTACCCGAACCTGCGGATCGCCGGCGCCCGGGACGGCTACTTCTCCGACGACGAGGCCGCCGACGTCGCCAGGGAGATCCGCGACTCCGGTGCCGACATGCTCTTCCTCGGCATGGTTTCGCCGAAGAAGGAGATCTTCCTGGCCTCGCACGGCTCGACCCTCGGGGTCCCGGTGCTGCACGGCGTCGGCGGGTCGTTCGACGTCCTGGCCGGGATCACCCGTCGGGCGCCGGAGCGCTGGCAGCGGCTGGGCCTGGAGTGGGCGTACCGGCTCCTGCAGGAGCCGCGCCGGATGTGGCGCCGGTACCTGCGGACCAACACCGGGTTCCTGCTGCTCCTCCTGCGCGAGCTGATCCGTCCCGCGGCGCCGCTCCAGCGCGCCGTCCGTTCCTCCTGA
- the wecC gene encoding UDP-N-acetyl-D-mannosamine dehydrogenase, translating to MNHRFDGRVAVLGLGYIGLPTAVVLATRGVDVVGVDVNPATVEAVAQGRLPFVEPDLATAVSGAVAMGKLTATTETPEADAYVIAVPTPFNPDHTADLSFVRMAVEQIAPRLRGGEVVVLESTSPPGTTARVSEWLAELRPDLTLPHEIQGVPDVHVAHGPERVLPGRIMIEMVTNDRVVGGITRRCAERAAEIYRVFCQGELLLSDASSAEMAKLVENAYRDVNIAFANELSVISDELHLDVWEVIRLANRHPRVNILTPGPGVGGHCIAVDPWFIVGSAPGTSRLIRAAREINDGKPHHVAQQVVNTAARFRDPTIACLGMAYKANIDDLRESPAVEVIETLSDTLPEVEIAVAEPYVNSLPEKLAQRSNVSLQRTASAVERSDIVVVLVDHDQFRSLNRSLLAGKVVYDTRGIWR from the coding sequence ATGAACCACCGTTTCGACGGCCGCGTGGCCGTCCTGGGCCTGGGCTACATCGGACTGCCGACCGCCGTCGTGCTGGCGACGCGCGGTGTCGACGTGGTCGGCGTGGACGTCAACCCGGCCACCGTCGAGGCCGTCGCGCAGGGCCGGCTGCCTTTCGTCGAGCCGGACCTGGCCACCGCCGTCAGCGGTGCCGTCGCCATGGGCAAGCTGACGGCCACGACGGAGACGCCCGAGGCCGACGCGTACGTCATCGCCGTCCCCACGCCGTTCAACCCGGACCACACCGCCGACCTCAGCTTCGTCCGCATGGCGGTGGAGCAGATCGCGCCGAGGCTGCGAGGCGGGGAGGTCGTGGTGCTGGAGTCGACGTCGCCCCCCGGGACGACGGCGCGGGTGAGCGAGTGGCTCGCGGAGCTGCGCCCCGACCTCACGCTGCCGCACGAGATCCAGGGCGTGCCGGACGTGCACGTGGCGCACGGCCCGGAGCGGGTGCTGCCCGGGCGGATCATGATCGAGATGGTCACCAACGACCGCGTCGTCGGCGGCATCACGCGCCGGTGCGCGGAGCGGGCGGCCGAGATCTACCGCGTGTTCTGCCAGGGCGAGCTGCTGCTCAGCGACGCGTCCAGCGCGGAGATGGCCAAGCTGGTCGAGAACGCCTACCGGGACGTCAACATCGCCTTCGCGAACGAGCTGTCGGTGATCAGCGACGAGCTCCACCTGGACGTGTGGGAGGTGATCCGGCTGGCCAACCGCCACCCCCGGGTCAACATCCTCACCCCGGGGCCGGGCGTCGGCGGGCACTGCATCGCGGTCGACCCGTGGTTCATCGTCGGCTCGGCGCCGGGGACCTCCCGGCTCATCCGGGCCGCCCGGGAGATCAACGACGGCAAGCCGCACCACGTCGCCCAGCAGGTGGTCAACACCGCGGCGCGCTTCCGCGACCCGACGATCGCGTGCCTGGGGATGGCGTACAAGGCGAACATCGACGACCTGCGCGAGAGCCCGGCCGTCGAGGTCATCGAGACCCTCTCCGACACGCTCCCCGAGGTCGAGATCGCCGTGGCGGAGCCCTACGTCAACTCGCTGCCGGAGAAGCTCGCCCAGCGCTCGAACGTCTCGCTGCAGCGCACCGCCAGCGCCGTGGAGAGGTCGGACATCGTCGTGGTGCTGGTGGACCACGACCAGTTCCGCAGCCTCAACCGGTCGCTGCTGGCCGGCAAGGTCGTCTACGACACGCGGGGCATCTGGCGCTGA